A window of the Blastopirellula sediminis genome harbors these coding sequences:
- a CDS encoding DUF1549 domain-containing protein, producing the protein MNAPKHYAAFFCSLAFLISTGFVRAEEISKEQAAFFENDIRPLLIKRCFECHSDESEKGGLRLDSRGAILSGGESGAAIEPHKPEESLLIEAINYESFEMPPAGKMPDNEIALLTKWVKMGAPWPGGNDAPIRTTAKDKITEEDRHYWAFQPLASVNPPQIDEERWNRNPIDRFIRQQQLAKGITPNAKADKLTLLRRVCFDLTGLPPTPEQTEKFMADQSPNAYETLVDSLLDSQHFGERMATHWLDLVRYAESDGYRQDAYRPYAWRYRDYVINSFNHDKPYDQFVLEQLAGDEVAPDNPEAIVATGFLRHWIYEYNQRDVRTQWQIILNDITDTTSDVFLGVGMGCAKCHDHKFDPLLQRDYFQLQAFFTPILPRNDVPAVTPDELAKYNAALTKWEEDTREIRAKIDEMEAKPIAGAIKKQTEMFPDDIQVMMNKPPAERTPYEHQIVEMAYEQVNMEISRRREQVGDDAKKEEYKKLKEELAKFPKPAGLPTIYSVSDVGPQSPPTFITGKERLGEISPDFLTVLDASPVSIESSLKSTGRRSELARWITSDNNALASRVIANRLWQWCFSRGLVETPNDFGNLGTPPSHPELLDWMSQEFIDQGRSMKSMIRMLVTSETYQLASTRMPESDKLDLENKTYWRNQVRRMSAEQVRDAMLAAAGKLDRTTGGSSVSGTTPRRSVYMKVIRNTREPLMDAFDFPERFSSAATRNTTTTPTQSLLLINGDFPLQQATAMTAAIRKAGKSSEERIRAAYMLAYSRQPTTAELEGAQEFIQEQLAITRENSAKEKPLAIAKFKSVDKQGVHLKPDAEVSQLSASLQDFTGASFTVESIVQLDSLYEDASVRTIASQWNGGNSQPGWNFGVTSKKSRYTPRNLIMQLVGANSLDQTVYEVLPSGIHLELGRPYYACLQYARDDSGAAEVRFFVQDLSEENAPLQTAVVKTEIIAGLRNEYPLVIGGRTGTKSCSFDGLVAEVRAVPAVLSEDQLLIQNSGDVAEVVGHWKFEKPTGSLRSLEGGVDLVSGDAAVSSDNAAWVDFCHILLNSNEFLYVP; encoded by the coding sequence ATGAACGCACCCAAGCATTACGCTGCGTTTTTCTGCTCTCTTGCCTTCCTGATTTCGACAGGCTTCGTCCGTGCGGAAGAAATCAGCAAGGAGCAAGCCGCTTTTTTCGAAAACGACATTCGCCCGCTCCTGATCAAGCGCTGTTTTGAATGCCACAGCGATGAGTCGGAGAAGGGGGGACTGCGCCTTGATTCCCGCGGCGCGATTCTCTCGGGCGGCGAAAGCGGGGCCGCGATTGAGCCCCACAAGCCGGAAGAAAGCCTCCTGATCGAAGCGATCAATTACGAAAGCTTCGAGATGCCCCCGGCCGGCAAAATGCCCGACAACGAGATTGCTTTGCTCACCAAGTGGGTGAAGATGGGCGCCCCGTGGCCCGGCGGCAATGACGCCCCGATTCGAACCACCGCCAAAGACAAGATCACCGAAGAAGATCGCCACTACTGGGCGTTTCAGCCGTTGGCCAGCGTCAACCCGCCGCAGATTGACGAAGAGCGCTGGAACCGCAACCCGATCGATCGCTTCATTCGCCAGCAGCAGTTGGCCAAGGGGATTACTCCCAACGCCAAGGCCGACAAGCTGACGCTCTTGCGTCGCGTTTGCTTTGACCTGACCGGCTTGCCGCCGACTCCCGAGCAAACCGAAAAGTTCATGGCGGACCAGTCCCCCAACGCCTACGAAACGCTGGTCGATTCGCTCCTCGATAGTCAACACTTCGGCGAACGGATGGCGACCCATTGGCTCGACCTGGTGCGCTATGCCGAATCGGACGGTTACCGCCAAGACGCCTATCGCCCTTATGCGTGGCGCTATCGCGACTACGTCATCAATAGCTTCAACCACGACAAGCCGTACGATCAATTTGTGCTCGAACAGCTGGCCGGCGATGAAGTCGCCCCGGACAATCCCGAAGCGATCGTCGCGACCGGGTTCCTGCGGCACTGGATCTACGAATACAACCAGCGCGACGTCCGCACCCAGTGGCAGATCATTCTGAACGACATCACCGACACGACCAGCGACGTCTTCCTCGGCGTCGGGATGGGTTGTGCGAAGTGCCATGACCACAAGTTCGACCCGCTGCTGCAGCGCGACTACTTCCAGCTGCAAGCCTTCTTCACGCCGATTTTGCCGCGGAACGACGTGCCTGCGGTCACGCCGGACGAACTCGCCAAGTACAACGCGGCCCTCACCAAGTGGGAAGAAGATACCCGCGAGATCCGGGCCAAGATCGACGAGATGGAAGCGAAGCCGATCGCCGGCGCGATCAAGAAGCAGACCGAGATGTTCCCGGACGACATCCAGGTCATGATGAACAAGCCGCCGGCCGAGCGTACGCCCTACGAGCATCAGATCGTCGAGATGGCGTACGAACAGGTCAACATGGAAATCAGCCGCCGCCGCGAGCAAGTTGGCGACGACGCGAAGAAAGAAGAGTACAAGAAGCTGAAGGAAGAACTGGCGAAGTTCCCCAAGCCGGCCGGTCTGCCGACCATCTATTCGGTCAGCGACGTCGGCCCGCAATCTCCGCCGACCTTCATTACCGGCAAAGAACGTTTGGGGGAAATCTCCCCCGACTTCCTGACGGTGCTCGACGCTTCTCCCGTTTCGATCGAGTCGTCTCTCAAGTCGACCGGTCGCCGCTCGGAACTAGCCCGCTGGATCACCAGCGACAACAACGCGCTTGCCAGCCGCGTGATCGCCAATCGCCTTTGGCAATGGTGCTTTAGCCGCGGTCTGGTCGAAACGCCGAACGACTTTGGCAATCTCGGCACGCCTCCCTCGCATCCGGAGCTGCTCGACTGGATGTCGCAGGAGTTCATCGACCAGGGGCGAAGCATGAAGTCGATGATCCGCATGCTGGTCACTTCGGAGACCTACCAACTGGCGTCGACGCGCATGCCGGAATCGGACAAGCTCGATCTCGAAAACAAAACCTATTGGCGCAACCAGGTTCGCCGCATGTCGGCCGAACAAGTCCGCGACGCGATGCTGGCCGCAGCCGGCAAGCTGGACCGAACCACCGGCGGTTCGAGCGTCAGCGGCACCACGCCGCGGCGGAGCGTCTACATGAAAGTGATTCGCAACACGCGTGAACCGCTGATGGACGCGTTCGATTTCCCCGAACGTTTCAGCAGCGCCGCGACTCGCAACACGACCACGACGCCGACCCAATCGCTGCTGCTGATCAACGGCGATTTCCCGCTACAGCAAGCGACGGCGATGACCGCCGCGATCCGCAAAGCCGGCAAGTCAAGCGAAGAGCGGATTCGCGCCGCCTACATGCTCGCCTACAGCCGACAGCCGACGACCGCCGAACTGGAAGGGGCGCAGGAGTTCATCCAGGAGCAACTCGCGATCACTCGCGAAAACTCCGCCAAAGAAAAGCCGCTGGCGATCGCCAAGTTTAAGAGCGTCGACAAGCAGGGAGTTCACCTGAAGCCGGACGCCGAAGTTTCGCAACTGTCAGCCAGTCTGCAAGACTTTACCGGCGCGTCGTTCACCGTCGAATCGATCGTTCAGCTTGATTCGCTCTACGAAGACGCTTCGGTCCGGACGATCGCGTCGCAGTGGAACGGCGGCAATAGCCAACCTGGCTGGAACTTCGGCGTGACCAGCAAGAAGTCGCGCTACACGCCGCGGAACTTGATCATGCAACTGGTCGGCGCCAACTCGCTCGACCAGACGGTCTACGAAGTCCTCCCCTCCGGCATTCACTTAGAGCTGGGGCGTCCCTACTATGCCTGCTTGCAGTACGCTCGCGACGACTCGGGCGCCGCGGAGGTTCGTTTCTTCGTCCAAGACCTCTCGGAAGAGAACGCGCCGCTGCAAACGGCGGTGGTGAAGACCGAAATCATCGCCGGGCTCCGCAATGAATACCCGCTGGTCATCGGCGGTCGCACCGGCACGAAAAGCTGCTCGTTCGACGGCTTGGTCGCCGAAGTTCGTGCTGTCCCTGCGGTCCTCAGCGAAGATCAACTGCTAATCCAAAACAGCGGCGACGTAGCCGAAGTGGTTGGCCACTGGAAGTTTGAAAAGCCGACCGGTTCGCTTCGTTCGCTCGAAGGGGGAGTCGATCTCGTCTCTGGAGACGCCGCGGTCAGTTCCGACAACGCCGCGTGGGTCGACTTCTGCCACATCCTGCTTAATTCCAACGAATTCCTTTACGTGCCGTAA